TGGGGAATGTATGCGAATATGGTTGAAGAGAAAGACCAATGTGGAAGAAAACCATTCCTATTTAATGAGGGATGTGAATCATTGGATGGTTGCTGCTGTAAAGCGTACGTTGGAGAAAAACTATGCAAATTGAAAAAggtatagattgaacgctgagttGCACATAATGAAGAAGGGGAGATATTTGCTGCTAGAGAAGAacaagatatgtgaggataaaaaAACTAAAAGAGGAGAAAAAGAAGTTGAAATACACCTTGTTTGATCTTCTAGAAGCTGGGATGCAAACAAGGATAAGTTGAAATCCGTTAAATTTGCGACGAGCGAGATTTCTATATTGAGTGTGCTAAGAAATAATTAATAGTAGTTGTAAAATATCTATGTGTGAGACTATGTGCTATGAAAACTATTCTGGGACAATCTTCATTGATATGTCAGACAAACCAAACACATATGTGCATAATTCAAACAAAAAGTACCATGCCAACAAGTGTTGCTAGCAAATTTAAGATGTGATGGCTCCGTTTGTTGTGTGTTAGTAAGAGATCTGATATTACTTTATGTGATAACTCACTAGAAACCGGGTTGTCAGCATACAATAATGCCTCATCTcttacttttttttttgagaaacacagtacaaacgtagacgctcacatacacgcgcatacactcacccctatgaacgcatacACGCATAccttacccctatgagcacctccggaagactgagctggtggattggatcttgaaattgacgaagtcaccacaaacGCCTCGCTGTCGACAGGAACATCGCCtctcactgaatgaatattccgtctttatgagacacacagatgtcaaacctgggtttGAACTCTAGTGGGCTAGGGGTACAACCATCCTCCtagccacccaacctcaggttggttcgcaATGCCTCATCTCTTACTAACAGAATGCACATATGCGTTGCATTTTACAATTGCATCCATCAAAGGAAGACATCCCATTTCATTTGTTTAAATTATCAAATTTGAATTACAAATGTGTTTGGCGGCTCTTTTTGGAAGGATTCGCTGCGGGCAGCTTCACCCTAAACGGCAGTAGTTTATGCTAGCGCCCCGAAATGGCTCTTCTAGTGTAGTTGTTGGGCAATGATTGGGGGTACCGGTGGAATGCTCTTAGAGAACGATATGACGCCATATGGGAGAACTTACGCGAGGACCATAGACCATTTTAGGCGTCCTTGCACGTGGAAACTTGCTTTGCAACTCGGGCTACACATAGCTTGTTTTAAAAGCAAAATCAAAATCGGTATTTCAAAGTTTTTAAAATATCCAAAAACAAATGTGGCTATATATCTCCAGCTACATCTAGATTTATTTTCGATTTTTTTTAAACTTTTAAAATATGATTTTCAAATAGAGCTACCGTCCTCTAAAACGCTGCCGATCGGGCCGGGACCACCTGCGCTCATGTCCAAATTACCCCAAACATGGGCACTGACAGGTGCGTGCCAAACTGAAAAATCGCCGTATTCAATCTCGTGTTGACCTACAGATACAGAAATTCGCATGGACTCCCAGAAATAGCGAGCGCGCCGACCAACTCCATAGTCTGGGGTTCATCAATCAGTCCGGCGAGCAAACCACGCAATCCCCCCCCCCAGCCACGCTCCGGCCGTCCCCGTCTCTTCCGCCATTGCCGGAATCTTAAGGGGAGGGGAAGCTATGGGGGCGACACGCGCGGGCGCCGACGAGAAGGAGGAAGGCGTGATGGCGACGGACTTCTTCTGGTCGTACACGGACGAGCCGCACGCGTCGCGCCGCCGGGAGATCCTGGCCAAGTACCCCCAGATCAAGGAGCTCTTCGGCCCGGATCCTCTCGCCTTCCTCAAGGTGCCGTGATCTGGTTCTCATTCTCCTTTTTATACCGTTGTTTATTCTCCTTTTAGATCCTCCAACTCGAAGTTGAGATATTTCGTGCATTGAGTTCTTTGATTGCTGGCGGCCGTCTTATTTTAAGTGTACTGCTGTCAAGCAATTAGATTCGTAAGGTTGACCTTTGATTGCAGTGACATGTTTGAACtttgtcaaaataaaataaaattgtaACTACTACCCTTTTAAGTTTTTACTTGAAGAAACTGGTTATTTGCCACCCCAGTCGATGCATCTCAAGTTGTTACACTTTTACTGTAGGAACAATCAAATTCATGCTGTGTAGCTTCACATGATGTATCATGTATGCTGCTATATTCCTATGTCTGCTTTTTTTTTAGTGTGCACTGAATTGGATTGTCACCCGGTGCAATTTCCTAGTTTCTTCTTTAGTTTAGGGCCTTTTGTACATGGAATAGCATTTTGTTTTGACGCACTTTAATGAAAACGTTTCTGAACTTCAGAAAAGCTTGTTTGTTACATGTCCACATCTAGATCATTGTTCATGGGGCCACATCCAGTTCCGTATTGATGTTGCTCTTTATAATTCCGATTTTATGAGTTTAAGCAGACGGAAATTTATGTTACTTGTTGATTGCGATCTGGCAACTTCCTATACTGAATTACGATGGCTACAACCTTGGGCATTATGGTGGAAAGGAGAAAATCATTAGTAAGAATACTAGCAATTAGGAGTTTCATCTATTGAATTTTTTTGACCATCCATGCCGAGCACAATAGTCTCCCAACTTTTAATGTTACAGTAGTCTGATTTGCTATCACAATCTGGCAGTCTGTTTCCCTCAGTTTTGCACAATGTTTCTTGCAGGTACTGAATCCATTCTGGCCATGCTTTTCATGCCTGAAATAGTTAGACTGTTCTGCACGACTGCTCCTCTGCACCAACTAGATACTTTTTCTCTGTCTTTGGCACTATGAGACTTCGGCTTCATATGCAAAATTGGTTCCCTTCTTTTCCTGTGACCAACACTTACTACATTGGTCTTTGAACTTCTCAATTTGCAGTGCACCTTGGCATGGCATGCTGGCAACCTGAAAATACCAAATAGTCTCATGCTAAACTTAGATCCCATGACCCATGTAGGCAATATAGTAAACCTATCATCCTGTCTTCGGACTGTACTTTTATGGGCTTGTTGTTGTTTTGTTCGATGCTATTATTCGTAATTGCGTAACTAGTGATTTGATCCCGTTGGAATTCACTGGAGAATCTGAATATGGAAAACTTCTCCATCATGTTTCTGTGTGGAAATAACACCTTAATAACAGCATACTTTCTATTTTGTTATCGCTCTATTTTTACATCCATCTCAACTTTGGTTGCAGATTGCTGCTGTTGTTTCACTTCAGCTATGGACCGCCACGCTTCTGCGCGACGCTAGCTGGTTGAAGATGGTGACAATTGCTTACTTCTTTGGTTCCTTTCTGAATCACAATCTCTTCCTCGCAATCCACGAACTCAGCCACAACCTTGCGTTCACAACACCATCTCTAAACCGCTGGCTAGGTATCTTTGCAAACCTCCCAATCGGTGTCCCAATGTCGGTAACATTCCAAAAATACCACCTGGAACACCATCGCTTCCAAGGCGTGGATGGAATCGACATGGACATCCCCAGCCAAACAGAGGCACATGTAGTCAAGAACACCATTAGCAAATCCGTGTGGGTCGTGCTCCAGCTCTTCTTCTACGCGCTTAGGCCGCTCTTCCTGAAGCCGAAGCCTCCAGGATTGTGGGAGTTCACCAACCTCACCATCCAGCTCGCGCTTGACGCCACCATGGTGTACCTCTATGGCTGGAAATCGCTCGCCTACCTCATCCTGTCGACGTTCCTCGGCGGCGGCATGCACCCAATGGCCGGCCACTTCATCTCGGAGCACTATGTGTTCAGCCCGGAGCAGGAGACCTACTCGTACTACGGGCCTCTGAACCTGATGACGTGGCACGTCGGATACCACAACGAGCACCACGATTTCCCCAGGATCCCAGGCACCAAGCTTCACAAGGTGAAGGAGATCGCGCCTGAGTACTACAACAGCCTGAAATCTTACAGGTCCTGGAGCCAGGTGATATACATGTACGTGATGGACCAGACGGTCGGGCCTTTCAGCCGGATGAAGAGGAAGGCGCCCAAGAAAGACACTTAGGAGAACTTCTACCTGTAGTTTAGTTTTTTGCCAGAGATAGCTGTTTCAGATTATGTTTTGCCTGGGCGTTCGGCTACTGTCTCACTGAGTGGTTAAGTTGAAGGCATTTGGTTTGTATGCTTACGAACCGGCACCTGTACCAACTTGTAGGATTGATCATATGTGTACTATGCTGTGTAATTTCCACTGTGGACACTCAGAATTCATACATATGTTGAGTAGAAATTTATCCATTTACTTTCGCAGTCCCTGATTGTATTTTCCTGCCTCTTTTAGGGCGTGTTTGGTTGCTTTGGTTGCTTGTTTCATTGATCTAGTGGGCCAAAAACAACGGTCGTTTGGTTGCCAATGAAAAATGCTTCCTTGCATCACACCCTTCTTAAAGTAGCCAACCTCTTCTTGTGCTTGATGGGGAAATGCTGCACGGAACTCGTGCGGGGGTGAGATGGCGGAGAAATTGGGTCACCGCCTATTTACATTGCACCGTCTCACCACCATTTCCCCCATTTGAGTTATAAGCGATGCTATCTACTCTAGTCGGTGGAGCTTTGCTTTGCCGTGTGAAGCCTTGTTCCTCCGCTTCACCGAGATGTCGTCTTCGTCGTCCGATGGTCACATCGATATGAGTAACATCCAACCGTTCTTCTTGTATCGGCTTGACAATACTGCATCGTTCTTCTTCACAATGCTTGTCTGAATGTTACATGTGGTGGCTTTGTTAGCAGTTTGTTAGCATGTTAGAAGTGGTGACTTGTTGCTTAGCGTGAGTGACAATTGTAAGTTCATGCTTACCATCATTCTTCTACTCTAGTTTTTCGATTTGTTATATAGGAGAAGGATAACTCAACCCGACATGTTAGCAAACTCAGTGTTGTCGCTTCGATATGTGCTGATGCTTGACGATAGGTACTGCCCAGTTGGAAAGAAGATCATGATCTGCCCACCACCTTCGTCCTCAATAGAGGGTGTGTCAATTTATCAAGAAGTGAGTCTCGATGGATCGAGCCGAAGGTTCTCAACCTCAAAAGGTTTAAGGATTTCCGCTGGGAGGTGGAGGAGACTGCAACAATTATGATGGACGACGAGCTCTTCTTTCAACACATCAAGGTTAATTTGCACCTTTTCTAGGACATTGGAATTATCAACAAGCCCACTGAAAAGGATGCTGAGATGAAGTTCATCTACGCTAGTCGTATACCCACAATGCTCATCTCTCCAACTGTGATACACCGTGCTCTTAGCCAGCTCATGGAACGCAAAGCACAGGCTAGTAAGTATCTTGCGATGACTCCTGA
This region of Lolium perenne isolate Kyuss_39 chromosome 2, Kyuss_2.0, whole genome shotgun sequence genomic DNA includes:
- the LOC127335701 gene encoding sphingolipid delta(4)-desaturase DES1-like; translated protein: MGATRAGADEKEEGVMATDFFWSYTDEPHASRRREILAKYPQIKELFGPDPLAFLKIAAVVSLQLWTATLLRDASWLKMVTIAYFFGSFLNHNLFLAIHELSHNLAFTTPSLNRWLGIFANLPIGVPMSVTFQKYHLEHHRFQGVDGIDMDIPSQTEAHVVKNTISKSVWVVLQLFFYALRPLFLKPKPPGLWEFTNLTIQLALDATMVYLYGWKSLAYLILSTFLGGGMHPMAGHFISEHYVFSPEQETYSYYGPLNLMTWHVGYHNEHHDFPRIPGTKLHKVKEIAPEYYNSLKSYRSWSQVIYMYVMDQTVGPFSRMKRKAPKKDT